One window from the genome of Sandaracinaceae bacterium encodes:
- a CDS encoding porin, which produces MSQTTCSRALALTLLLTAATAEAQPTPIAPPDDTPESQAVATPIAGPPVNPADVDVSAVEAEEVEAEEAPVDDTGRVTASLGRGVRIESTDGRFMLNIRARAQLLATALSDTDAGGDGSITFQARRARLLFQGHLFGPEWTYYLQLGFSNRDTESDLRLPLRDAYMNWSGLRDMNIRFGQMKVPHDRQRVNSSSALQMVDRSIVTGEFNLDRDVGIQLFSTDVGGLDGRLAYAVGVFGGDGRNRITGDFGLLYVGRVSYLPFGGFEDYVESDHGRAPEPRLALTAGFAYNQNSVRERSTFQGTYQLGSFDFMHANFDAVFKMSGFSLSAQAFMRQARGANVLTDPMDPANTETARVGYGAFVQAGYLFTDNLELVARFGEIRPSRNGVSALGRQGELGGGLNWYFQKHDFKIQLDYFWLYGDGFDEGRHQVRIQSQFFL; this is translated from the coding sequence ATGTCACAGACGACGTGCTCACGCGCCCTGGCGCTAACCCTGTTGCTGACGGCCGCCACGGCCGAGGCGCAGCCCACCCCCATCGCTCCACCGGACGACACGCCCGAGTCACAGGCGGTGGCCACTCCCATCGCGGGGCCCCCAGTGAACCCGGCCGACGTGGATGTCTCGGCCGTCGAAGCCGAAGAGGTGGAGGCCGAAGAGGCGCCTGTCGACGACACCGGCCGCGTGACGGCCTCGCTCGGGCGCGGCGTTCGCATCGAGAGCACCGATGGCCGCTTCATGCTGAACATCCGCGCGCGCGCCCAGCTGCTGGCCACGGCGCTGAGCGACACGGATGCGGGCGGCGACGGCTCCATCACCTTCCAGGCGCGCCGCGCGCGTCTGCTCTTCCAGGGCCATCTGTTCGGGCCCGAGTGGACGTACTACCTGCAGCTCGGCTTCTCCAACCGCGACACCGAGTCCGACCTGCGCCTGCCGCTGCGCGACGCCTACATGAACTGGTCGGGCCTGCGCGACATGAACATCCGCTTCGGCCAGATGAAGGTGCCGCACGACCGCCAGCGCGTGAACTCGTCGAGCGCACTCCAGATGGTGGACCGCTCCATCGTCACGGGCGAGTTCAACTTGGACCGCGACGTGGGCATCCAGCTGTTCTCCACCGACGTGGGCGGCCTCGACGGGCGCCTGGCGTATGCGGTGGGTGTCTTCGGCGGCGACGGCCGCAACCGCATCACGGGGGACTTCGGCCTGCTCTACGTGGGGCGCGTGTCGTATCTGCCCTTCGGCGGCTTCGAGGACTACGTGGAGAGCGACCACGGCCGCGCCCCCGAGCCACGCCTCGCGCTGACGGCGGGCTTTGCCTACAACCAGAATTCGGTGCGCGAGCGCAGCACCTTCCAGGGGACGTACCAGCTCGGCAGCTTCGACTTCATGCACGCCAACTTCGACGCGGTCTTCAAGATGAGCGGCTTCTCGCTCTCGGCGCAGGCGTTCATGCGTCAGGCCCGCGGCGCCAACGTGCTCACGGACCCCATGGACCCGGCCAACACCGAGACCGCGCGCGTGGGCTACGGCGCCTTCGTGCAGGCCGGCTACCTGTTCACCGACAACCTCGAGCTGGTCGCGCGCTTCGGTGAGATCCGCCCGTCACGCAACGGCGTGAGCGCGCTCGGCCGCCAGGGCGAGCTGGGCGGCGGCTTGAACTGGTACTTCCAGAAGCACGACTTCAAGATCCAGCTCGACTACTTCTGGCTCTACGGCGACGGCTTCGACGAGGGCCGCCACCAGGTGCGCATCCAGTCGCAGTTCTTCTTGTGA
- a CDS encoding TonB-dependent receptor: MTRLTPPLAALSVLIAAGTALAQPGPTLTRAPELLQFVEATYPADQVDIAGEVNVLLDITINATGGVDAVSVIESGGAAFDEAALAAARQFRFSPAEIDGVPAAIRIQYRYRFTPPAPPPPVITTATLAGAVRDRATGEPLPGVTLSITEGPNVTTDERGRFVLEGIEPGEVLLTLTGDTIDSVQVREELVAGERLEVTYEIALRAPPAAEGEETDDLEIVVVAPALRREVVSTRIDAEQARSVPGTGGDVVRVVESLPGVGRSGAGTGQLIVWGASPEDTRVYIDGVPLPRLYHEGGIRSTVHPAFVQGLTLIPGGAGAAYGRGLGGVVLVESRGPTEDGLHGSVGFDIFDVSATLTYRAENGSYAGAAARYGILDRIAQAVDEDVDEFIPIPQFWDGQARAGLVLANGGTLDIVGLMGGDRFTRVRENADPALRTTESRSLDYNRFYLRYRHEASSGDTVEVVPFVGYDQTSRSSSFGPISAEAALDSVRIGLRASYSTRAATWLTLRTGIDAELVLGQHERRGSVGLPAREGDIRAFGQPPPDSLSADRYDTTEVGIAPFVEASASFFGDRLEIIPGLRLDTYAYSVSKRLPAEGNTPASGAFTQDLTLEPRIAVAVNVMDGLAIRGSIGRYGRIAAGEDRSAQFGNPALPRARATQALMSVAVQPIEALELELTGFVSLSSALAMRSTQEPAEVAGALTATGDGRVFGGQAMLRAQLPHGVFGWVSYTLSRAERRAAPGEDWRLFDYDQTHVATAVLGWTASFGLELSGRFRYASGFPRTQVLGSYFDASRDRYQPLFGRHNGIRLDPFYQLDLRVGYQADVHGTELSVYLEVQNVTNRKNVEEYIYSPDFSTRQTIRGLPILPVVGLQWNF; this comes from the coding sequence ATGACACGCCTCACTCCCCCCTTGGCCGCGCTCTCGGTGTTGATCGCGGCCGGCACCGCGCTGGCGCAGCCTGGCCCCACGTTGACCCGTGCCCCCGAGCTGCTGCAATTCGTCGAGGCCACCTACCCGGCCGACCAGGTGGACATCGCGGGTGAGGTGAACGTCCTGCTGGACATCACCATCAACGCCACGGGTGGTGTCGACGCGGTCTCGGTGATCGAGTCCGGCGGCGCCGCGTTCGACGAGGCGGCCCTCGCGGCGGCCCGGCAGTTCCGGTTCAGCCCCGCCGAGATCGACGGCGTGCCCGCGGCCATCCGCATCCAGTATCGCTACCGCTTCACGCCGCCCGCGCCACCGCCGCCGGTCATCACCACGGCAACGCTGGCCGGCGCCGTGCGCGACCGCGCCACGGGCGAGCCGCTTCCGGGTGTCACCCTGAGCATCACCGAGGGCCCCAACGTCACCACCGACGAGCGCGGCCGCTTCGTGCTCGAGGGCATCGAGCCCGGCGAGGTGCTGCTGACGCTCACCGGAGACACCATCGACTCGGTGCAGGTGCGCGAGGAGCTGGTGGCTGGCGAGCGCCTCGAGGTCACCTACGAGATCGCGCTGCGGGCGCCTCCCGCCGCGGAGGGCGAAGAGACCGATGACCTCGAGATCGTGGTCGTCGCGCCCGCGCTGCGCCGCGAGGTGGTGTCCACGCGCATCGACGCCGAGCAGGCGCGCTCGGTGCCCGGCACCGGGGGCGACGTCGTGCGCGTCGTCGAGAGCCTGCCCGGCGTGGGTCGCTCGGGCGCGGGAACGGGCCAGCTGATCGTGTGGGGCGCGTCCCCCGAAGACACACGCGTCTACATCGACGGCGTGCCGCTCCCTCGCCTCTATCACGAAGGCGGCATCCGCTCGACGGTGCACCCAGCCTTCGTGCAGGGCCTGACCCTGATCCCCGGCGGTGCGGGCGCGGCCTACGGACGCGGTCTTGGTGGTGTGGTGCTGGTGGAGTCGCGCGGCCCCACGGAGGACGGGCTCCACGGCAGCGTCGGGTTCGACATCTTCGACGTGTCGGCCACGCTGACCTACCGCGCGGAGAACGGCAGCTACGCGGGCGCCGCGGCGCGCTACGGCATCCTCGACCGCATCGCGCAGGCGGTGGACGAGGACGTGGACGAGTTCATCCCCATCCCGCAGTTCTGGGACGGCCAGGCGCGCGCGGGCTTGGTCCTCGCCAACGGCGGCACGCTCGACATCGTGGGCCTGATGGGCGGCGACCGCTTCACGCGCGTTCGCGAGAACGCCGACCCGGCGCTGCGCACCACCGAGAGCCGCTCGCTCGACTACAACCGCTTCTATCTGCGCTACCGCCACGAGGCGAGCAGCGGTGACACGGTCGAGGTGGTGCCCTTCGTGGGCTACGATCAGACCAGCCGCTCGAGCTCGTTCGGCCCCATCTCGGCGGAGGCCGCGCTCGACTCCGTGCGCATCGGTCTGCGCGCCAGCTACTCCACGCGCGCGGCCACGTGGCTCACGCTGCGAACGGGCATCGACGCCGAGCTGGTGCTCGGGCAGCACGAGCGACGTGGCTCGGTGGGCTTGCCCGCGCGTGAAGGGGACATCCGCGCCTTCGGTCAGCCGCCCCCTGACTCGCTCTCGGCCGACCGCTACGACACGACCGAGGTCGGCATCGCGCCATTCGTGGAGGCCAGCGCTTCGTTCTTCGGCGACCGCCTCGAGATCATCCCCGGTCTGCGCCTCGACACCTACGCCTACAGTGTCTCGAAGCGCCTCCCCGCGGAGGGCAACACCCCCGCGTCGGGCGCCTTCACGCAGGACCTGACGCTCGAGCCGCGCATCGCCGTCGCCGTGAACGTGATGGACGGGCTGGCCATCCGCGGCTCGATCGGTCGCTATGGCCGCATCGCCGCCGGCGAGGATCGCTCGGCGCAGTTCGGCAATCCCGCTCTGCCGCGGGCGCGCGCCACTCAGGCGCTGATGAGCGTCGCCGTCCAGCCCATCGAGGCGCTGGAGCTCGAGCTCACCGGGTTCGTGAGCCTGTCGAGCGCGCTGGCCATGCGCTCCACGCAGGAGCCGGCGGAGGTCGCGGGCGCGCTGACCGCGACGGGCGACGGACGCGTGTTCGGTGGCCAGGCCATGCTGCGCGCTCAGCTTCCGCACGGGGTCTTCGGCTGGGTGAGCTACACGCTCTCGCGCGCCGAGCGCCGCGCCGCTCCCGGCGAGGACTGGCGCCTGTTCGACTACGACCAAACGCACGTCGCCACAGCGGTGCTCGGCTGGACCGCGTCGTTCGGGCTGGAACTGTCGGGGCGCTTTCGCTACGCGTCGGGCTTCCCGCGCACCCAAGTCCTGGGGTCTTACTTCGACGCCTCGCGCGACCGCTACCAGCCGCTCTTCGGCCGGCACAACGGCATCCGCCTCGACCCGTTCTATCAGCTCGACCTCCGCGTCGGATACCAAGCCGACGTGCACGGGACCGAGCTGTCGGTCTACCTCGAGGTGCAGAACGTCACCAACCGCAAGAACGTCGAGGAGTACATCTACTCGCCGGACTTCAGTACCCGTCAGACCATCCGTGGTCTGCCCATCCTCCCCGTGGTCGGACTCCAATGGAACTTCTAA
- a CDS encoding energy transducer TonB: protein MSRRILLSFYVLSFVGHASAAVVMSRIERAPAPPERYEVFVQDPATPDEVEPPPPPPPIEVPVTEPVARTRTTERAVAADPVADAPAPTDGAPPPPMAFGVVLGNTGPGGIAVAVGDPGGVVGGTGTTRTRVRAAQDLVAAAPAPAGSEAEACGGETARPRPVSMAHPRYTDGARAAAIEGRVRVRLEVDATGAVTNATVISPLGHGLDDAAVQAALASRFEPALECGRAVAASFVVSIRFTL, encoded by the coding sequence GTGTCCCGTCGCATCCTTCTGTCCTTCTACGTCCTCTCGTTCGTCGGCCATGCGTCAGCGGCCGTCGTGATGTCTCGCATCGAGCGCGCGCCGGCGCCGCCCGAGCGCTACGAGGTGTTCGTGCAGGACCCGGCAACACCCGACGAGGTGGAGCCGCCGCCACCGCCGCCCCCCATCGAGGTGCCGGTCACGGAGCCCGTGGCTCGCACTCGGACCACCGAGCGCGCGGTCGCTGCGGACCCCGTCGCCGATGCGCCCGCTCCGACCGACGGCGCGCCCCCACCCCCCATGGCGTTCGGCGTGGTGCTGGGCAACACCGGCCCCGGCGGCATCGCGGTCGCCGTGGGTGACCCGGGCGGCGTGGTGGGCGGCACCGGCACCACCCGCACGCGCGTTCGGGCTGCTCAGGATCTCGTCGCGGCCGCCCCTGCCCCTGCGGGCAGCGAAGCCGAGGCCTGCGGGGGCGAGACGGCGCGCCCACGCCCCGTCTCCATGGCGCACCCGCGCTACACCGACGGCGCGCGCGCCGCCGCCATCGAGGGGCGTGTGCGCGTCCGCCTCGAGGTGGACGCCACGGGCGCCGTCACGAACGCCACCGTGATCTCGCCGCTCGGACACGGGCTCGATGACGCCGCCGTCCAGGCTGCCCTCGCCAGCCGCTTCGAGCCCGCGCTCGAGTGTGGCCGTGCCGTGGCCGCCAGCTTCGTCGTCTCCATTCGATTCACGCTATGA
- a CDS encoding biopolymer transporter ExbD, which yields MAGTTPSGGGRRRGGGMIVGINVTPMVDVVLVLLVIMMVSATYVVAQSLHVDLPSSASSDSAAPSTAIVAVRPGGVLVFNDQPVTEAQFSQRLRTAAAGNPELTLVISGDRAAVHGDIVHVMDLARQEHVTRFAVQVEQVR from the coding sequence ATGGCCGGTACCACGCCCAGCGGCGGTGGCCGTCGTCGCGGCGGCGGCATGATCGTCGGCATCAACGTGACGCCCATGGTGGACGTGGTGCTCGTGCTGCTCGTCATCATGATGGTGTCCGCCACGTACGTGGTGGCGCAGTCGCTGCACGTGGACTTGCCCAGCAGCGCCAGCTCCGACAGCGCCGCGCCATCCACGGCCATCGTGGCCGTGCGTCCGGGCGGGGTGCTGGTCTTCAACGATCAGCCCGTCACGGAGGCCCAGTTCTCACAACGCCTGCGCACGGCCGCGGCGGGCAACCCCGAGCTGACCCTGGTGATCAGTGGTGACCGTGCGGCCGTGCACGGCGACATCGTGCACGTGATGGACCTCGCCCGGCAGGAGCACGTCACGCGCTTCGCCGTGCAGGTCGAGCAAGTGCGCTGA
- a CDS encoding MotA/TolQ/ExbB proton channel family protein, whose product MNIVEQLMHVALLGSAWVLYLLFGLSIISIGAILERALFFRRNRRGAAGLREGIDQALRGRSIADLETTLAKFQSVEVDVLRGALDYRRGGPDAFLEAVDARIERERARLENSMTFLGTLGNNAPFVGLFGTVIGVIEAFQHLSAGNGAGMDNVMAGIAEALIATGVGIFVALPAVVAFNVGQKRASDIEGETLSLGKLEPRRRAWADAEAEPSGTSASPSKGAAEPWPVPRPAAVAVVAAAA is encoded by the coding sequence ATGAACATCGTCGAACAACTGATGCACGTCGCGCTGCTGGGCAGCGCCTGGGTGCTCTACCTCCTCTTCGGCCTCTCGATCATCTCGATCGGGGCGATCCTCGAGCGCGCGCTCTTCTTCCGCCGCAACCGGCGCGGAGCCGCCGGCTTGCGCGAGGGCATCGACCAGGCCCTGCGTGGCCGCAGCATCGCGGATCTCGAGACCACGCTGGCCAAGTTCCAGTCGGTCGAGGTGGACGTGCTGCGTGGCGCACTCGACTACCGTCGCGGTGGCCCGGATGCCTTCCTCGAAGCGGTGGACGCGCGCATCGAGCGTGAGCGCGCTCGCCTCGAGAACAGCATGACCTTCCTCGGAACGCTCGGGAACAACGCGCCGTTCGTGGGGCTGTTCGGCACCGTCATCGGTGTCATCGAGGCCTTCCAGCACCTGAGCGCTGGCAACGGCGCGGGCATGGACAACGTCATGGCCGGCATCGCCGAGGCCTTGATCGCCACGGGCGTCGGCATCTTCGTGGCTCTCCCCGCCGTCGTGGCGTTCAACGTGGGCCAGAAGCGCGCGTCGGACATCGAGGGCGAGACGCTCTCGCTCGGCAAGCTCGAGCCGAGAAGGCGAGCCTGGGCTGACGCCGAAGCCGAGCCGAGCGGCACCTCTGCCTCGCCTTCGAAGGGAGCCGCTGAGCCATGGCCGGTACCACGCCCAGCGGCGGTGGCCGTCGTCGCGGCGGCGGCATGA